One segment of Asaia bogorensis NBRC 16594 DNA contains the following:
- a CDS encoding CvpA family protein — protein MENSADIAVLFVLLVSALWGGVRGFAREVFSLAAWLASFVLAARVAPLILPWITQKVSDPLAATALAYIVSFIVLVLVLSTVAQRLASGLRSVLVGGTDKLLGCLFGVARGYLLLVVLYLVCVSVAGADMAHSLIAGSKSGPYILDGVNFVRELMPYFPQLHLAMPPATGHEAAF, from the coding sequence ATGGAAAATTCTGCTGACATCGCAGTTCTCTTTGTTCTTCTCGTTTCAGCGTTGTGGGGTGGCGTACGCGGCTTCGCACGCGAGGTGTTCAGCCTCGCTGCCTGGCTTGCCAGCTTCGTGCTGGCCGCACGGGTCGCCCCCCTCATCCTTCCCTGGATCACGCAGAAGGTTAGCGACCCGCTCGCCGCGACGGCACTTGCCTATATCGTCTCCTTCATCGTGCTGGTCCTCGTTCTATCGACCGTCGCGCAACGCCTGGCCAGCGGGCTTCGCAGTGTGCTCGTGGGAGGGACGGACAAGCTGCTTGGTTGTCTGTTCGGCGTTGCACGCGGCTATCTCCTGCTGGTCGTGCTCTATCTGGTCTGCGTCTCTGTGGCAGGCGCAGATATGGCTCATTCGCTTATTGCAGGAAGCAAATCCGGACCCTACATCCTCGACGGCGTGAATTTCGTGCGGGAACTAATGCCATATTTCCCGCAACTTCATCTTGCCATGCCGCCCGCAACAGGTCATGAGGCTGCCTTCTGA
- the purF gene encoding amidophosphoribosyltransferase translates to MIDPATLETANRPYEECGVVGIWGAPDASALAALGLHALQHRGQEAAGIVSHDGERFCQHKGLGLVGDVFSDARVMSTLKGSGAIGHNRYATTGGTLLRNVQPLYADFEFGGLAVAHNGNLTNAATLRQALVKRGCLFQSTTDTEVFVHLIAISLYATVLERLVDAAKQVKGAYSVVALAPDFLIGLRDPLGVRPLILGRVADGGWMLASETCALDIVGAEFVRNVEPGEMVIIDNDGIRSMRPFAQTSPRFCVFEYIYFARPDSILEDHSVYEARKQIGVELARESGVEADVIVPVPDSGVPSAMGFAAESGIPFEMGIIRNHYVGRTFIEPTDQIRNLGVRMKHSANTPVLAGKRVVLVDDSIVRGTTSRKIVDMVRAAGATEVHMRISSPPTKHPCFYGIDTPEESQLLAATHSIEKMAEAIGVDSLAFISFDGLYRALGHDGRTGAQGRYCDACFTGDYPIELVDKDGRLVA, encoded by the coding sequence ATGATTGATCCCGCCACACTCGAAACTGCGAACCGCCCCTATGAGGAATGCGGCGTGGTTGGTATCTGGGGCGCCCCCGATGCCTCCGCTCTGGCAGCGCTTGGCCTTCACGCCCTTCAGCATCGCGGGCAGGAAGCCGCCGGTATCGTCAGCCATGATGGTGAGCGCTTCTGCCAGCACAAGGGCCTTGGCCTCGTGGGCGACGTGTTCAGCGATGCACGTGTCATGAGCACGCTCAAGGGCAGCGGGGCCATTGGGCATAACCGCTATGCCACGACCGGCGGTACATTGCTGCGTAACGTCCAGCCGCTCTATGCCGATTTCGAGTTCGGCGGTCTGGCGGTGGCGCATAACGGCAATCTGACCAACGCAGCGACACTTCGACAGGCACTGGTCAAGCGTGGCTGTCTGTTCCAGTCGACGACCGACACGGAGGTGTTCGTTCATCTTATCGCCATCTCGCTCTATGCCACCGTGCTGGAGCGTCTGGTGGATGCTGCAAAGCAGGTGAAGGGTGCCTACTCGGTGGTGGCGCTGGCGCCCGACTTTCTGATCGGGCTTCGTGATCCGCTGGGCGTACGCCCGCTCATTCTCGGCCGCGTGGCTGATGGCGGCTGGATGCTGGCCAGCGAGACCTGTGCCCTGGATATCGTGGGCGCCGAATTCGTGCGCAATGTCGAACCTGGCGAGATGGTGATCATCGACAATGACGGGATACGCTCCATGCGTCCCTTCGCGCAGACCAGCCCGCGCTTCTGCGTTTTCGAATACATCTATTTCGCCCGCCCTGATTCGATCCTTGAAGATCATTCGGTCTATGAAGCGCGTAAGCAGATTGGCGTCGAGCTTGCCCGTGAGAGCGGCGTGGAAGCCGATGTGATCGTGCCCGTACCCGATTCAGGCGTGCCCTCTGCAATGGGTTTTGCCGCGGAGAGCGGAATTCCGTTCGAGATGGGCATCATCCGCAACCACTATGTCGGGCGCACTTTCATCGAGCCGACGGACCAGATCCGCAATCTGGGCGTGCGCATGAAACACTCGGCCAACACGCCTGTGCTCGCGGGCAAGCGTGTCGTGCTGGTGGATGACTCAATCGTACGCGGCACGACATCACGCAAGATCGTTGATATGGTGCGTGCTGCCGGGGCAACCGAAGTGCATATGCGTATCAGCAGCCCGCCCACGAAGCATCCGTGCTTCTATGGCATCGATACCCCCGAAGAGAGCCAGCTTCTGGCTGCGACCCACAGCATCGAGAAGATGGCCGAGGCCATTGGCGTGGATAGCCTCGCTTTCATCTCGTTCGATGGTCTTTATCGGGCGCTTGGGCATGACGGCCGCACCGGCGCACAGGGTCGCTACTGCGATGCCTGCTTTACCGGTGATTATCCAATTGAACTGGTAGACAAGGACGGCAGGCTGGTTGCCTGA
- a CDS encoding TetR/AcrR family transcriptional regulator — MSTVPLTIKSPAQDPEPAALRKHCGRPPVLCETERRDRIFDAAEIVLQEYGYSGASMDRIAQCSNMSKKTLYHMFASKQEMVELLLRDRLLLSGLRDLELCGDTVEDKLVYGLEKLAVAMMTEKRLSLIRVVIAEVSRNPEVSRFVREFFSSAAGPFPLRVWLERFVDEGALAIDDVEEASDLLFGASLATSMLCELSHCRPRQHWDETPRYLRRVVRMFLCGLENEKGA; from the coding sequence ATGTCAACTGTGCCCCTCACCATCAAAAGTCCCGCCCAAGACCCGGAGCCTGCTGCGCTGCGCAAGCATTGTGGCCGACCGCCAGTATTATGCGAGACCGAGAGGCGCGACAGAATATTCGATGCGGCAGAGATTGTGCTACAGGAGTATGGATACTCGGGCGCATCTATGGACCGTATTGCTCAATGTTCGAACATGTCCAAGAAGACGCTCTATCACATGTTCGCAAGCAAGCAGGAAATGGTCGAGTTACTGCTCAGGGATCGCCTTCTTCTGTCGGGGCTGCGTGATCTTGAGCTTTGCGGCGATACCGTAGAGGACAAGCTTGTTTACGGGCTGGAAAAGCTGGCCGTCGCGATGATGACCGAAAAGCGTCTAAGTCTGATTCGGGTGGTGATCGCTGAGGTTTCTCGTAACCCCGAGGTCAGTCGCTTCGTTCGCGAGTTCTTCTCCAGCGCGGCTGGTCCGTTCCCACTACGCGTGTGGCTCGAGCGCTTCGTCGATGAAGGAGCCCTGGCGATTGACGATGTCGAGGAAGCGTCTGACCTGCTTTTCGGCGCTTCGCTCGCGACGTCGATGCTGTGCGAGCTAAGCCATTGTCGGCCGCGTCAGCATTGGGACGAAACGCCGCGTTATCTGCGCCGCGTCGTCAGGATGTTCCTCTGCGGTCTCGAAAACGAAAAAGGGGCCTGA
- the thiC gene encoding phosphomethylpyrimidine synthase ThiC, whose product MMDDSTLHSTKVNTLDRAPAHGTVTTGPISGSRKIISSPADRPDITVPFREIDLEPTANEPAVRVYDTSGPYTAPGYHADVSLGLPRLRDHWLSRRGLTKVTETRATKPEDNGFAKGDHAVPQCPAPHGVLCGQDGHPVTQYEFARAGIITEEMIFVAHRENLGRAEMVEGAEARRADGEDFGAEIPSFITPEFVRSEIAAGRAIIPANINHPELEPMIIGRNFLVKINANIGNSAVTSSAAEEVEKLVWSIRWGADTVMDLSTGRNIHNIRDWILRNSPVPIGTVPLYQALEKVGGVAEDLTWEIYRDTLIEQAEQGVDYFTIHAGVRIAHVPLTAQRTTGIVSRGGSIMAAWCLAHHRENFLYEHFDEICDIMRRYDISFSLGDGLRPGSIADANDAAQFAELETLGELARIAWAKGCQVMIEGPGHVPMHKIKINMTKQLRECGEAPFYTLGPLTTDIAPGYDHITSGIGAAMIGWYGCAMLCYVTPKEHLGLPDRSDVKVGVITYKIAAHAADLAKGHPAAQIRDDAISRARFEFRWQDQFNLALDPDTARSYHDETLPKEAHKTAHFCSMCGPKFCSMKISHDIRRNAEREQGMEDMKESFKAHGGKLYLRTDEVEPA is encoded by the coding sequence ATGATGGACGACTCAACGCTTCATTCCACCAAGGTCAACACGCTCGATCGCGCGCCCGCGCATGGCACGGTAACAACCGGTCCGATCTCGGGCTCGCGCAAGATTATTTCAAGCCCGGCTGACCGGCCCGATATTACTGTACCATTTCGCGAGATCGATCTCGAACCCACCGCGAACGAGCCCGCGGTGAGGGTTTACGACACATCCGGCCCCTATACCGCCCCCGGCTATCATGCTGATGTATCTCTTGGTCTGCCCCGACTGCGCGACCATTGGCTGTCGCGCCGTGGCCTCACGAAAGTGACCGAAACCCGCGCGACCAAGCCCGAGGACAACGGCTTCGCCAAGGGCGATCATGCGGTGCCCCAGTGCCCGGCCCCCCACGGCGTTCTGTGCGGGCAGGATGGCCACCCTGTGACCCAATACGAGTTCGCCCGTGCAGGGATCATCACGGAAGAGATGATCTTCGTCGCCCATCGTGAAAATCTCGGGCGCGCCGAAATGGTCGAGGGTGCCGAGGCACGCCGTGCCGATGGTGAGGATTTCGGGGCTGAAATTCCGAGCTTCATCACTCCTGAATTCGTGCGCTCGGAAATCGCAGCCGGTCGCGCAATCATCCCTGCCAACATCAACCATCCCGAACTCGAGCCCATGATCATCGGGCGCAACTTTCTGGTGAAGATCAACGCCAATATCGGCAATTCGGCAGTGACATCCTCCGCCGCCGAGGAGGTTGAAAAACTGGTCTGGTCCATACGCTGGGGCGCCGATACGGTGATGGACCTCTCAACCGGTCGCAATATTCACAATATCCGCGACTGGATCCTCCGCAACTCGCCCGTGCCGATCGGGACCGTGCCGCTTTATCAGGCGCTTGAGAAAGTGGGCGGCGTCGCCGAAGACCTGACCTGGGAAATCTATCGCGACACCCTGATCGAACAGGCAGAGCAGGGGGTGGATTACTTCACCATCCATGCAGGCGTCCGCATCGCCCATGTGCCGCTCACGGCGCAACGCACCACAGGTATCGTCTCACGCGGCGGGTCGATCATGGCCGCATGGTGCCTCGCACATCACCGCGAGAATTTCCTGTACGAACATTTCGACGAGATCTGCGACATCATGCGTCGCTACGACATCTCGTTCTCGCTGGGCGACGGGCTGCGCCCTGGCTCAATCGCCGATGCAAACGACGCAGCCCAGTTTGCCGAGCTGGAAACGCTAGGCGAACTCGCCCGTATTGCATGGGCGAAGGGATGTCAGGTCATGATCGAAGGGCCGGGCCATGTGCCCATGCACAAGATCAAGATCAACATGACCAAGCAGCTGCGCGAATGTGGCGAAGCCCCCTTCTATACGCTTGGTCCGCTCACCACCGATATTGCCCCCGGCTATGATCACATCACCTCAGGCATCGGCGCCGCGATGATTGGCTGGTATGGTTGCGCCATGCTCTGTTATGTCACACCCAAAGAGCATCTTGGGCTGCCAGACCGATCCGACGTCAAGGTGGGGGTCATCACCTACAAGATCGCCGCCCATGCCGCTGACCTCGCTAAGGGGCATCCTGCGGCTCAGATTCGTGATGATGCCATCTCGCGTGCACGTTTCGAATTCCGGTGGCAGGACCAGTTCAATCTGGCACTCGACCCGGATACGGCGCGGTCCTATCACGACGAGACCCTGCCGAAAGAGGCGCACAAGACTGCCCATTTCTGCTCGATGTGCGGGCCCAAATTCTGCTCGATGAAGATCAGTCATGACATCCGGCGCAATGCTGAACGTGAGCAGGGCATGGAAGACATGAAAGAGAGCTTCAAGGCCCATGGCGGGAAGCTTTATCTGAGGACAGACGAGGTCGAGCCGGCCTGA
- a CDS encoding DMT family transporter, whose translation MTYLYLLIAICSEVFATTMLKMSDSFTRAVPGMLSVLGYVISFYALSFTLRTMPTGIAYAIWSGVGIVLISAISWIKFRQALDTPALIGLSLIIIGVIVVNVFSRSVGH comes from the coding sequence ATGACATATCTCTATCTTCTGATCGCCATCTGCTCAGAGGTGTTTGCCACCACCATGCTCAAGATGTCGGACAGCTTCACGCGCGCAGTGCCGGGCATGCTGAGCGTTCTGGGCTATGTCATCTCGTTTTACGCGCTATCCTTCACCCTGCGTACCATGCCCACCGGCATCGCCTATGCCATCTGGTCGGGCGTCGGGATCGTGCTCATCTCCGCCATCAGCTGGATCAAGTTCCGGCAGGCCCTCGACACGCCAGCTCTGATCGGGCTCTCTCTCATCATCATCGGGGTCATTGTCGTTAACGTGTTTTCGCGCTCGGTCGGGCATTGA
- a CDS encoding efflux RND transporter periplasmic adaptor subunit has protein sequence MRAFQSYTPRLPWSLKATTSLSLRLIPLALLTLDLTGCKHKADAPKPPPQTVGIYTVHPHPLKTATSLPGRVEAFEQAQVRPQVGGVILKRAFEQGTDVKAGQLLYVINPAPYKATYDQAKAQLLHAQAAALSIRAQLERYRPLAAAHAVSKQDYDNTLSSSRQAEADIAQAKANVDSAAVNLDWTQVRSPIDGRIGRMLVTPGTLVTAGQTTAIATVTRMDPIYVDVNLATSDMLRLRREFASGKLEKVSGNAAAVELTLEDGSRYDKAGQLRLTEVTVDPATGTMVVRAEFPNPDRLLMPGMYVHAEVAEGVDPKAITIPQPALQRDSKGDPFVYALDGDNKVTMRFVQLDRALDGDWVVMGGLNDGDRIIVEGLQKAHPGAVVKPVEKTADDKATDGKAADAQPAHAG, from the coding sequence ATGCGAGCATTTCAGTCTTACACGCCACGTTTGCCGTGGTCTCTGAAGGCCACTACCAGCCTTTCACTGCGTCTCATCCCTCTGGCTCTGCTGACGCTTGACCTCACGGGCTGCAAACACAAGGCGGACGCTCCCAAACCACCCCCGCAGACGGTAGGCATCTACACGGTCCATCCTCACCCGCTCAAGACAGCGACATCGCTGCCTGGCCGTGTCGAGGCGTTCGAGCAGGCGCAGGTTCGCCCACAGGTCGGCGGCGTCATTCTCAAGCGCGCCTTCGAGCAGGGCACTGACGTCAAGGCCGGTCAGCTCCTTTATGTGATCAACCCGGCTCCCTATAAGGCCACTTACGATCAGGCGAAGGCGCAGCTTCTGCACGCCCAGGCGGCAGCATTGAGCATTCGCGCCCAGTTGGAGCGTTATCGCCCGCTTGCTGCGGCCCATGCCGTCAGCAAACAGGACTACGATAATACCCTTTCGTCCTCCCGTCAGGCGGAGGCTGATATCGCGCAGGCAAAAGCCAACGTGGACAGCGCAGCCGTTAATCTGGACTGGACCCAGGTACGCTCGCCCATCGACGGACGTATCGGACGTATGCTCGTCACCCCCGGCACACTCGTCACCGCGGGTCAGACCACGGCCATTGCTACGGTCACGCGCATGGACCCGATTTATGTGGACGTGAACCTTGCCACTTCGGACATGCTGCGCCTGCGACGCGAATTCGCCAGCGGCAAGCTGGAAAAGGTGTCGGGTAATGCCGCGGCGGTTGAGCTTACACTCGAGGATGGCAGCCGCTACGACAAGGCCGGCCAGCTGCGCCTGACTGAAGTCACTGTCGACCCTGCAACGGGCACCATGGTCGTCCGTGCCGAATTCCCCAACCCCGATCGCCTTCTGATGCCTGGCATGTACGTTCATGCCGAAGTCGCCGAGGGTGTCGATCCCAAGGCCATCACCATCCCGCAGCCTGCACTGCAGCGTGACTCGAAGGGCGATCCTTTCGTTTATGCGCTCGATGGCGACAACAAGGTGACCATGCGCTTTGTACAGCTCGACCGCGCCCTTGATGGCGACTGGGTTGTGATGGGGGGCCTCAATGACGGTGACCGCATCATCGTCGAGGGATTGCAGAAGGCCCATCCGGGTGCCGTCGTAAAGCCGGTTGAGAAAACGGCTGACGACAAGGCCACAGACGGCAAGGCAGCTGACGCCCAGCCCGCGCACGCAGGATAA
- a CDS encoding efflux transporter outer membrane subunit has protein sequence MSLLTKTGSVGALLAFTMLASCDLAPKYQRPTQPVQNAYPADSGSTQALRGQAASDIGWKHFFTDARLRALIELALRNNRDLRSQAAAIMEAQGSYEVQHASLFPPIGVTGQGQYFAPSETAGFSFAPGLGRGTSMLRYYGANIGFSSYEVDLFGRIRNLSRQQAEELLGSRMNAQSVLISMVAQVANTYLQWLADRELVRVTDQTLTSQSDTLRLTRMKYDHGEADALTLAQTQTQVEQAASNKAQYERQMAQDEHQLQLLVGVPLPDTLPPPQRFGTQTLMADLPAGLPSDLIGQRPDIQSAEHNLIGANANIGAARAAFFPKVTLTAQEGVSSLQFRHLFTPGAQTWSVSPNITFPIFTWGQNEGNLKISKARRLAQIATYEKTVQTAFKEVSDALTARETYLAQDSHLKSLVQSSQQAFDLAMMRYNTGIDPYLTTLTQQRSLYNAQQNLINVQLARYQNLVTLYRALGGGWSASDVAKAQAMPGAAKQG, from the coding sequence ATGAGCCTTTTGACCAAAACCGGATCGGTGGGCGCCCTGCTGGCGTTCACCATGCTCGCTTCATGCGATCTGGCCCCGAAATACCAGCGCCCAACCCAGCCCGTGCAGAATGCCTATCCTGCCGATTCCGGGTCGACGCAGGCCCTCCGCGGTCAGGCAGCCTCGGATATCGGCTGGAAGCACTTCTTTACCGACGCAAGACTGCGCGCGTTGATCGAACTTGCCCTGCGCAACAACCGCGACCTGCGTAGCCAGGCAGCAGCGATCATGGAGGCTCAGGGCAGTTACGAGGTCCAGCATGCCTCACTGTTCCCCCCCATTGGGGTCACAGGGCAGGGCCAATATTTCGCCCCCTCAGAAACGGCAGGCTTTTCCTTCGCCCCTGGTCTGGGGCGCGGCACGTCGATGCTACGTTATTACGGCGCCAATATCGGATTCTCGTCTTACGAGGTCGATCTATTCGGCCGTATCCGCAACCTTTCCCGCCAGCAGGCGGAAGAGCTTCTGGGCTCGCGCATGAACGCGCAATCCGTGCTGATCAGCATGGTAGCGCAGGTGGCCAACACCTATCTGCAATGGCTGGCCGATCGTGAACTCGTGCGCGTGACTGACCAGACCCTGACATCGCAGAGCGACACGCTGCGCCTGACGCGCATGAAATACGATCATGGCGAGGCTGATGCCCTGACGCTGGCCCAGACGCAGACCCAGGTCGAGCAGGCGGCCAGCAACAAGGCACAATATGAGCGCCAGATGGCGCAGGACGAGCATCAGCTACAACTGCTCGTTGGTGTGCCTCTGCCTGACACTTTGCCGCCGCCGCAGCGTTTCGGAACCCAGACCCTTATGGCAGATCTGCCTGCGGGCCTGCCTTCCGACCTGATCGGCCAGCGCCCCGATATCCAGTCGGCGGAACACAACCTGATCGGTGCGAACGCCAATATCGGTGCAGCACGGGCGGCGTTCTTCCCCAAGGTCACGCTCACGGCGCAGGAGGGGGTCAGCTCGTTGCAGTTCCGCCATCTCTTCACGCCCGGCGCGCAGACATGGTCGGTTTCGCCCAACATCACCTTCCCGATCTTCACATGGGGTCAGAACGAGGGCAACCTCAAGATCAGCAAGGCGCGTCGCCTTGCCCAGATCGCCACCTATGAAAAGACGGTTCAGACGGCCTTCAAGGAAGTGTCTGATGCCCTTACGGCGCGCGAGACCTATCTCGCGCAGGACAGTCACCTCAAGAGCCTCGTCCAGTCTTCGCAGCAGGCCTTCGATCTGGCGATGATGCGCTACAATACGGGTATCGATCCCTACCTTACGACCCTGACGCAGCAGCGCAGCCTGTATAACGCGCAGCAAAACCTCATCAATGTGCAATTGGCCCGTTACCAGAATCTGGTAACGCTCTACCGGGCACTCGGTGGTGGCTGGAGCGCCAGTGATGTCGCAAAGGCACAGGCCATGCCCGGTGCCGCAAAACAAGGTTGA
- a CDS encoding efflux RND transporter permease subunit yields MSRFFIDRPIFAWVIGLIIMLVGGVAIFSMPIAQYPSIAPPQIAITVDYPGASAETVNNTTVRPILQQMFGLDHLEYLSASSYGSGHMEIDLTFAQGTNPDIAQVQVQNKLQLAQPRLPTEVVNQGLSVTKAVKNFMLVLAFISTDSSMSGQDIADYVASNVSDPLSRVSGVGDHTLFGSEYAMRVWMDPNKLYKYSLNVSDVQTAIQQQNIQVSSGELGGLPSTKEIGFDATIIGPTRLSEPEQFKKIVLKVQQDGSQVLLSDVARVELGAQNYNLTSFYNNLPTVGMALKLAPGANQLTTETAVRAKVAELEKFYPQGLKTVYPLDTEPFITLSIKEVVITLLEAIALVFVVMLIFLQNFRATLIPTIAVPVVLLGTFGVLSALGFSINTLTMLAMVLAVGLLVDDAIVVVENVERVMSEKGLSPKEASRQSMDEITGALVGIVLVLTAVFLPMAAFSGSTGVIYRQFSITIVAAMWLSVLVATIMTPALCGSMLKPTHKEHKTGPIAWFNRNFDRMTNGYLNGVRRLVRSRLVSMLIFAVFAIGAVFLFLRVPGGFLPEEDQGIIFGQVTMRPGANNAQTAAVNRKITDYVMHKYGDIAQSVFAMNGFNFAGQGQSAGAFFIRLKPWDERPGYKNTTMSVAGEIMKHFWMDPEAIIFAINPPAVMELGNAAGFDLELEDNGHLGHKALLAARNQVLGEAAKNPRLMAVRPMGLEDQPQFHLDIDRERANAQGVTNAEINTTIQGAFGSIYVNQFMRSDRVKQVYIEGEAWARMTPEDLNKWYVRNTAGNMVPFNSFATGNWIVGPQKVEDYNGLNSFELQGQGAPGTSSGDAMKEMEKILSHLPKGIGYEWTGISYEQVASSGSTGPLYALAAIVILLCLAALYESWAIPLAVLMVLPLGVLGAIGATLWRGLDNDVYFQVGLLTTVGLSVKNAILIVEFAKEFFEQGDSLEDAVLKAGRERLRPILMTSIAFVCGVFPLAIATGAGSAARVAIGTCVVGGMLSATLLAVYFVPVFFVVILRLFKVTRMKDRVDPYEHRNEAARGEGA; encoded by the coding sequence ATGTCTCGTTTCTTCATCGACAGACCGATCTTCGCCTGGGTTATCGGGCTGATCATCATGCTGGTGGGTGGCGTCGCCATCTTCAGCATGCCGATTGCCCAGTACCCCTCCATCGCTCCACCACAGATCGCGATCACGGTTGATTATCCCGGCGCATCGGCCGAGACGGTGAACAACACCACTGTCCGGCCGATCCTGCAGCAGATGTTCGGCCTTGATCACCTCGAATATCTTTCGGCGTCATCCTACGGCAGCGGCCATATGGAAATCGACCTGACCTTCGCGCAGGGGACAAACCCTGACATCGCGCAGGTGCAGGTGCAGAACAAGTTGCAGCTGGCACAGCCGCGCCTGCCGACAGAAGTCGTCAACCAGGGCCTGAGCGTCACGAAGGCCGTGAAGAATTTCATGCTCGTGCTCGCCTTCATCTCGACCGACAGCAGCATGTCGGGTCAGGATATTGCCGATTACGTAGCCTCGAACGTATCCGATCCGCTGTCGCGCGTTTCCGGTGTGGGTGACCATACGCTGTTCGGTTCCGAATACGCGATGCGCGTATGGATGGACCCCAACAAGCTCTATAAATATTCGCTCAATGTCAGCGATGTTCAGACAGCCATCCAGCAGCAGAACATTCAGGTTTCCTCGGGTGAACTGGGCGGTCTACCCTCCACCAAGGAAATCGGCTTTGACGCAACGATCATCGGTCCGACCCGCCTCAGTGAGCCCGAGCAGTTCAAGAAGATCGTGCTCAAGGTACAGCAGGACGGTTCTCAGGTACTGCTCAGCGATGTCGCCCGTGTCGAACTGGGTGCGCAGAACTACAACCTGACCTCGTTCTACAACAACTTGCCAACGGTCGGTATGGCGCTCAAGCTCGCGCCGGGTGCGAACCAGCTGACAACCGAGACGGCGGTGCGCGCCAAGGTTGCCGAGCTCGAAAAATTCTATCCGCAGGGCCTCAAGACGGTTTACCCGCTCGATACCGAGCCGTTCATCACCCTGTCGATCAAGGAAGTTGTCATCACGCTGCTCGAAGCCATTGCGCTCGTGTTCGTCGTGATGCTGATCTTCCTGCAGAATTTCCGCGCCACGCTCATTCCGACAATCGCCGTGCCGGTGGTGCTTCTGGGCACTTTCGGTGTGCTCTCGGCCCTTGGCTTTTCCATCAACACGCTGACCATGCTGGCCATGGTGCTCGCCGTCGGCCTTCTCGTCGATGACGCGATCGTGGTGGTCGAAAACGTCGAGCGCGTGATGAGCGAGAAGGGGCTGTCGCCCAAGGAAGCCTCACGTCAGTCGATGGACGAAATCACCGGTGCTCTCGTGGGTATCGTGCTTGTTCTTACTGCCGTGTTCCTGCCCATGGCCGCGTTCAGCGGTTCGACCGGCGTGATCTATCGTCAGTTCTCGATCACTATTGTTGCGGCCATGTGGCTTTCGGTGCTGGTGGCCACGATCATGACCCCCGCGCTGTGCGGCTCCATGCTCAAGCCCACCCACAAGGAGCACAAGACCGGACCGATTGCCTGGTTCAACCGCAATTTCGATCGCATGACCAATGGCTACCTGAACGGTGTGCGTCGCCTGGTGCGCAGCCGTCTGGTCAGCATGCTCATCTTCGCGGTCTTTGCGATCGGCGCTGTGTTCCTGTTCCTTCGTGTGCCGGGCGGCTTTCTGCCGGAAGAAGATCAGGGGATTATCTTCGGTCAGGTCACCATGCGTCCGGGTGCCAATAATGCCCAGACGGCGGCGGTCAACCGCAAGATCACCGATTACGTGATGCACAAATACGGTGATATCGCGCAGTCCGTCTTTGCCATGAACGGCTTCAACTTTGCCGGTCAGGGCCAGAGTGCGGGTGCCTTCTTCATCCGTCTCAAGCCGTGGGATGAACGACCGGGTTACAAGAACACCACCATGTCGGTGGCTGGCGAAATCATGAAGCACTTCTGGATGGACCCGGAAGCAATCATTTTTGCCATCAATCCGCCTGCCGTGATGGAGCTCGGCAACGCAGCGGGCTTCGATCTCGAGCTTGAGGATAACGGGCATCTCGGTCACAAGGCCCTTCTTGCCGCTCGTAACCAGGTTCTGGGCGAAGCTGCCAAAAACCCGCGTCTGATGGCTGTGCGCCCGATGGGCCTTGAAGATCAGCCCCAGTTCCATCTGGATATCGACCGTGAGCGTGCCAACGCGCAGGGCGTGACGAATGCCGAGATCAACACCACCATCCAGGGTGCGTTTGGCTCGATTTACGTCAACCAGTTCATGCGAAGCGACCGTGTCAAACAGGTCTATATCGAAGGTGAAGCCTGGGCGCGCATGACGCCTGAAGACCTCAATAAATGGTATGTGCGCAATACCGCCGGCAACATGGTGCCGTTCAACTCCTTTGCCACGGGTAACTGGATTGTCGGTCCGCAGAAGGTGGAGGACTATAACGGTCTGAACTCCTTTGAACTGCAGGGTCAGGGCGCACCTGGCACAAGCTCGGGCGATGCCATGAAGGAGATGGAAAAGATCCTGTCCCATCTGCCCAAGGGTATCGGGTATGAGTGGACCGGCATTTCCTACGAACAGGTCGCATCCAGCGGTTCGACTGGCCCGCTCTACGCACTCGCGGCCATCGTCATCCTGCTTTGCCTTGCCGCGCTTTATGAAAGCTGGGCCATTCCGCTTGCAGTGCTGATGGTGCTGCCACTTGGTGTGCTCGGCGCGATTGGTGCCACGCTCTGGCGTGGTCTGGATAACGACGTGTATTTTCAGGTGGGCCTGCTGACCACGGTCGGTCTCTCGGTCAAGAACGCCATTCTGATTGTCGAATTCGCTAAAGAATTCTTCGAGCAGGGTGACTCTCTTGAAGATGCCGTTCTCAAGGCGGGTCGCGAGCGTCTTCGCCCGATCCTGATGACTTCCATCGCTTTCGTCTGCGGCGTTTTCCCGCTGGCCATTGCGACTGGGGCCGGGTCGGCGGCACGTGTGGCCATCGGTACCTGCGTGGTCGGCGGCATGTTGTCCGCAACCTTGCTGGCCGTCTATTTCGTCCCGGTCTTCTTCGTGGTGATCCTGCGTCTGTTCAAGGTGACACGCATGAAGGATCGCGTTGATCCATACGAACACCGCAATGAAGCTGCGCGAGGAGAGGGCGCATGA